In the genome of Dioscorea cayenensis subsp. rotundata cultivar TDr96_F1 unplaced genomic scaffold, TDr96_F1_v2_PseudoChromosome.rev07_lg8_w22 25.fasta BLBR01000783.1, whole genome shotgun sequence, the window tttctgcaaGTTTTACTTTTAATAGTTTCTGTGTTTTTTCATGCTAATCTGGTTTATGATGCCAAAATTTTCAGGTTGAGAACATGGACTGGTATTTCACAAGAGAAACTGAAAATTTTGTTGTTCCTGATGATCAAGAAACTGAAGATGTATCTACTGAAAAACTTAGTGAAAAAGATGAAATTCCCGGTCATCAGTACAAAAAATTTAGTAACTCAAGTGCAAATAAGCTAACTTCATCGATAAATTGCAGCTTGGGGATGTCGGAAACTTCAATTCAAAGCATTTCTGATTTCCGGTTGCCGAACAATATGGGGCAAATGGATGACACTTTCTTGTAGGAACTTGTTTTAATCCTTGTAGGAACTAATAAGTCTGATAATTAAATTGTTGAAAACTTTCATTAAATAAACATTTAACACATGCTGCTATTCTCAGTTATTTTCTGATGTTTTTCTGCAGAAACTCTTTGCTGGAAGATGATTTTGCAGAATGGTTTTTGCTGATGTGAACATGGGTTCATTAAGTTTGATTACGGACCCTGCTCGATCAGTGAGCTCGACATGTGTGAAACCGTTCGGCTTTCTTCAGTCCTTGAATTATATATTAGAAGATTGGGAAATAGAAAatagttcatcatcatcttttgaTTCCCGACGAGATCTAAGACATCAGAAGTACCTATGGTATGATAGTTGAAATTTAGCTGCATTTGCAAGAAACCATtattaaactttattttataatcaGTTTCAGAATGTAATGGTTAATAGCAAAAGTGATGCAATTGCCGATTTGGATAAGCCGGAATGTATGGAGCAAACAGTATTGCAGGAACTCGAACATGTAATGATTCAGgtatatattatcaattatataaatcactaaatctttattttctttcaaacaaaacctGTCATAATTGATTCTTTATTTGGACAGATGAATAATGAGACACGAATGTGCTTCCGAAATGCTTTGTATCGTCTCGCAGAAAACTCAAAACGAGTCGAATACAAAAATAGAGATGTAGAACTCAACTGTGAAAATTCAAGGTACAGAGAGACTCAGTAAATGGTTTCATGTATTAATTTCTCCAAGATaaactctttattttattaaaaaaaaattcagaatctAAAGCTTTTTGTTAAATATGAGTATACATTGTGTACAGCATGCAATTTGATGCAATTTTAGTTGAATTATTTCTGCAATGCTGAGGGTATCATGATTgagtttatatttgaaattgaaaGATGATTGGTTTCTTATAAAAAGTTTGTGTTAAGAATTAGTAATGATTGATTCTGTATGATACATAATCAGTGTGCACAAATCTTATAAGATTTATTTAgtacattattattttctcttttttctgaTCATCTTCTTGTAATTCCttgagatgattttttttttactgaattcaggaaggaaaaaaatcatgtgGTGGCGAAATTGAATGCGATCGACAGGATGGTAGCGAACATGATGTTTTGCAATCCATTCTTCAGTCCACACAATTTTTTAGCTGAAACAACAACTGAAAGCAGCTTGAAAAATTCTTTTGATGATCAAACCTCAATGCATCTTCAAGCATCAACAAGTGAGAAAT includes:
- the LOC120255002 gene encoding uncharacterized protein LOC120255002 yields the protein MVNSKSDAIADLDKPECMEQTVLQELEHVMIQMNNETRMCFRNALYRLAENSKRVEYKNRDVELNCENSRKEKNHVVAKLNAIDRMVANMMFCNPFFSPHNFLAETTTESSLKNSFDDQTSMHLQASTSEKSESVAEYFSEVSDSHSNHF